From Zea mays cultivar B73 chromosome 3, Zm-B73-REFERENCE-NAM-5.0, whole genome shotgun sequence:
TATACCTGAGAAGATTACTATAGAAATCAGGGTTCTCCATCAGCTTGTCAGTTGGAAATGAAGCATACTTAGGACCCAACTTCTCACGGATAGAAGTTGGTTGCATATCTATAAGAAAATTTAATCAGTAATGAATAGAGGTTTGTTAGTATTCATTGGCAAACTGACATGGAACAGAACCAATTTAAAAAATTCTGTCTTACATAAACCAAAAGCGTAGAGGTTCAGATTTTTGACCCTCATCACTCTCATGCCTTTGAAACCTATCCCAACAAGGACCTGAAGGTTTAATTATCAATGGAAATCGTCACATGGAGGGATCAAATCGAAGAATTTATACAAAATGATACGGAATCTGGAAATAATATTACCAAAATTATACGCTTTAATTTCAATGTTTCAAAACCATTAAAAATGCATTGTGCAGATACCGAGTGCATAATAACAAATCAGTACCAGTATACACTATATACGATTATGTAGACTTTTAGTTCAAAATTGTCAAAGAAGCAAGTTTGAATAGCCATAAAGTAAATCACAAACCATGTACCCAACTGGTACAATTTATGTATTGATCGCAATACACCACTAACTTGAAAATGATTTCAAttgaacacacacacacacacaaaatgaAGTCAATTCCTCCAGATTAAGAGAAGTTATGGTTTTAAAGAAAATGGAAATACCGCTGCAGATGGACTGGAGTCGTCTTCCAGAAATGTTGGAAATTTTATTCCACTTTTTGGTTCAATTGGATCTTCTTGAAATAACCTCCGACATGTTGGTATTCAGGCTGGTTATCGTCGTCGCCTCTCCTACCACGGCCCCTGAAACTGCGACCTCTTCCGCGGGCATATCCATTGCCCATATATGCAGGGGCGTGATCGTCTTCCCAACCAGCATCAGCATACTCATTGAACCCATTTCCTGAAACGTAACATGTGAGGAATAATTGAACATGTGACAAATTGAGGGTTTACTCTGCAGCACTCAGCCTCACCACGTCCACCTCTGCCCCTGCCCCGCCCACGGCCTCGACCACCACGACCCCTTCCACGGCCACCAGGTGAGTGTGCATCTACAATCAATTAAATGAATTATGATGCCATACAGAATTATTAGAACGTTAACAATAAATAACACAAGGGAATCTCACACAATACCTTCATCATTATCATATTTAACCAAAGGCTTCACTTCATCAGCAGGCAAATGAGATATGCCAGAATGAGATAACCTTGAACTTCTGAAATGAAACAGGGCTAGCAAAATGATAGATACTTCACAGACACATTAGCAAGATGAATTGTACAGAGTCATGCAAGGTACAGTCCATTTCATGATCCAAAAAACAGAGACCCTGTGTAGTTCTACTTCTACGGGATGTAGGGTTCACCCACACACACACAGAGATAATGTATATGGTAGGCAATATACTGTAAAAATGCTGACGAATTCGTGATCAACAACGACAAGATGGTATTGACACAGGTGAGCCAAGAAAACACTGATCCACACGACCATACCTGATGACCATTGGGATTGAGTTTTTTATGGCAACTACCGTGCCGCCGGCGGGCCCGCCAGGAAGGCGGACGACGCCCTTGTAAACGCTCCCGAAGCCACCTCGCCGACCTTGAGCAGGCGGCTGAAGTCGCTGGTGGCGGCCCGGAGCTCCTGGAACCCGAACTCCCGGAGGTTGCTGGCTCCCCTCTCCTCGTACAGCTCCGGGATGCTCCGCGCCAACGACACCGAGCCCGAGCCCGATGACTTCTTCATGTTTAACCTGTGGTGAAAGTTCCACACTTACCAATGTGAGCACCAGAACAAACTCTTGTGGCGATGCTTTTCCATGCAAGAAAAAGCAAACACTCGATCAAAACTCCACCAAAGAAACAAACACGAAACAAGCGGGATGGCGAAATTGAGCAGATCGGACCAGGCAGGACGCACCTAGTTGTCGTCGTAGACATGAGGTAGGGACGCGGCCATTGCGGGGAGACGAAGGGGGCGGATGCAGACAGGCGCGGGCGTGGAGGGGGCGAGCGGGGGCACGGTGATGCCCTCGGTGGACGCCCTCATTGCACACTTAAGAGTAGTACAGATATGTTTAGCGTAGCAGAGAGGACCACGAGGAGGCGGTACGTCAAATGCCATAAACCCATTGATGCAGATAGTTTGTCCTGCTTGCTCCAACTTCACTATGTACTGCAGCACAAAGGCAATCAGTGGATTTAAGAGAAATAGAAGAAGTATATGTTTGCACCAAAGAATATCCAATAAATGAACTGTAACTTTGAAAATGAGATCATGGTTCCCTAGACAAGGTTTCACTACTAATTCAAACACTGAAGAAACTGTAAGTAGGGAGTTACCTGCTCTGGTGTTAAGGTGAAAGTCTTGTTTGCAATGGTGAATGCAAGATTTGGCATCTTTGAGATCTGATGACAATCAACAGTTGACTCGCCATTGGGGCTAGGGAGACGCTCACAGAACTGCAATGCACATTAAAATAAGAAATGCTGTCACATTCTGCACAGTTCCCAATcatagaactgtccaaacataacaAAGTATCCCAACCTGATTAGCTCGCAGAGACGCAATGATCCTGCAGAACCAAAAATAAATCAATACTTTCATCTAGGGAAAGAACATGTGACGAAACAGTCAGAAAAATAAATCATAGAAAGCTCCCTTCCAAGCTTTAAATTATGTCAAAGCGCTCCTAAAATAATTTGTCGTACCATCATCTAGAATCTGAAATGTTGAGAACAGGAAAACGGTAACGTAAAATATACAAGTAATTAGATGCATGGGTTAATGGTAACGGAAGGGGAAGAACAGTTACAGTGATACATGCAACGTATTTGAGGAAATGCCACCACCCCTCATAGCGGCATAGAAACTACAGGCGAGAGGCAATGACCGATGCCTTCCTAAGGTGTCTCTCACCTGTTGAAGAGGGCTGACTTGCCGACATTGGGGCAGACGAGGAGGAAGACTGCAATAAAGCATTGGTACTCTACAGGCAACATCTCATGCTTATGACACATGGTACAAAAAATATTAACAGCCCAGTGCTGCACTATGTAGTGATTAGTGAAGATCTTATTAAACTAAACCGCACCACATTTACATCCAGGTAGCATGAACTAAGATGCAATATGATAAAATATATTGCTATGAAAAaataattattattattttatacaTTTGTTAGCATCACTAAAGTGGATGTTTACATACCTTAAAAGCTATATAAGATTATATTGTACCTGTGCTTTGTTATtgatttaaaaataaaaaatgatAAATATGTGTCGCTGGTGCATCAGCAAAATTACAGactgggtaccaaagcccaacaaCTGCTAAGCGACAACGAAATTGAAGATTGACATATATCGCAACAGTTACCTTTTGTTCCAGTATCTTAGGGGAATTATAGAGAGGTCGAAGAACCTCAAGCACACTATAAGCCTGTATTAAAACACAAGAAAGAAAATTTAGACACATATCtggtaaaaataaaaatatgagtAGATGCACATTTTAACAACCTTCTCACACTCAGATCACACGAGATCGAGGGGAAAAAGCGCACTGGAAGC
This genomic window contains:
- the LOC118476727 gene encoding uncharacterized protein, whose product is MGHHHISRSYFRQTDIKRSGNASIDIMSKFFKLMVVLQLMNDLNEVFKMPLSLVLRLIVCLRFFDLSIIPLRYWNKRIIASLRANQFCERLPSPNGESTVDCHQISKMPNLAFTIANKTFTLTPEQYIVKLEQAGQTICINGFMAFDVPPPRGPLCYAKHICTTLKCAMRASTEGITVPPLAPSTPAPVCIRPLRLPAMAASLPHVYDDN